Proteins encoded in a region of the Thermocaproicibacter melissae genome:
- a CDS encoding ACT domain-containing protein, with protein sequence MRAVITVIGKDMVGILARVSAICAKNQVNVIEVTQSVLQDLFAMIMLVDISKCTVPFSQLSDELTSVGNEMNLKVHVMHEDIFNSMHRI encoded by the coding sequence ATGCGCGCCGTAATCACAGTAATAGGAAAAGATATGGTAGGAATTCTGGCACGTGTCTCCGCAATCTGTGCTAAGAACCAGGTTAATGTGATAGAAGTGACCCAATCGGTTTTACAAGATCTTTTCGCAATGATTATGCTTGTTGATATCTCCAAATGCACGGTTCCGTTCAGCCAGCTTTCCGACGAGCTGACAAGCGTTGGCAATGAAATGAACCTTAAGGTTCATGTGATGCACGAAGATATCTTTAACTCTATGCATCGAATCTGA
- a CDS encoding histidinol-phosphatase HisJ family protein, producing the protein MKYRYLSDSHVHTNCSKDGCDTAMMMCENAVRLGLYALTITDHCECNAFHEEGYDKSSIQSYFEAKKAAAVFGGRLHVYTGIELGQAMQNLSAANEILDSCKFDFVLASVHNIRKKQDFYCLNYIYEDVDDLLERYFDEILEIIEWGRFDSLAHLTYPWRYIVGEHHIAIQKGRWDGRIDEVLKALIRTGKALEVNTSGFRQSLNTSLPDLPILERYRELGGKLVTLGSDAHRWADVGAGIEQGMDILYRAGFRHYMIYDSHEPKSLPIG; encoded by the coding sequence ATGAAATACAGATATTTGTCAGACAGTCATGTACATACCAATTGCAGCAAAGACGGCTGTGATACTGCAATGATGATGTGCGAGAACGCCGTTAGGCTAGGGCTTTATGCGCTGACGATAACAGACCATTGTGAATGTAACGCTTTCCATGAAGAGGGGTACGATAAATCTTCGATTCAGTCGTATTTTGAAGCCAAAAAGGCCGCTGCCGTGTTTGGCGGAAGGCTTCATGTATATACCGGCATTGAACTAGGACAGGCGATGCAAAACTTAAGCGCAGCAAATGAGATTTTGGATTCCTGTAAATTTGACTTTGTGCTTGCATCGGTCCATAATATCAGAAAGAAGCAGGATTTCTACTGCTTGAACTACATATACGAAGATGTGGACGACCTGCTGGAAAGATATTTTGATGAGATTCTCGAAATCATCGAATGGGGAAGGTTTGACTCTCTTGCCCATTTGACTTATCCGTGGCGCTATATTGTTGGCGAGCATCATATTGCCATTCAGAAGGGGCGCTGGGATGGACGAATTGATGAGGTGCTGAAAGCACTGATTCGGACAGGCAAAGCCCTTGAAGTCAATACCTCCGGTTTTCGCCAGAGCCTGAATACGTCACTTCCGGATTTGCCGATTCTCGAAAGATATCGCGAACTGGGAGGAAAGCTCGTCACGCTTGGTTCCGACGCACACCGTTGGGCTGACGTCGGCGCGGGAATCGAGCAGGGAATGGATATCTTGTATAGAGCAGGTTTCCGCCACTACATGATTTATGATTCTCATGAACCAAAATCACTGCCAATCGGATAA
- a CDS encoding Lrp/AsnC family transcriptional regulator has translation MNQLLSLLSENARLTVSQIASMLNMSEKEVSEQIARYEKEGIIRGYKAIINWEKVDKNKASALIELRVTPKRDRGFDEIANRIMQFDEVESVYLVSGGYDLAVKVRGKSMQDIAMFVMRRLSTLDSVLSTATHFILTRYKDDNVILNSADEQDERRSVFGD, from the coding sequence ATGAATCAGTTACTTTCTTTGCTCAGCGAAAATGCACGTCTGACGGTTAGCCAGATTGCTTCTATGCTGAATATGTCTGAAAAAGAAGTTTCAGAGCAAATTGCCCGTTACGAGAAGGAAGGCATCATCCGCGGCTATAAAGCAATTATCAACTGGGAAAAGGTGGATAAAAACAAAGCAAGCGCTTTGATAGAACTGCGGGTTACCCCGAAGCGTGACCGCGGCTTTGATGAAATCGCAAACCGCATTATGCAATTTGATGAGGTCGAAAGCGTGTATCTGGTTTCTGGGGGTTACGACCTTGCTGTAAAGGTCCGCGGGAAAAGCATGCAGGACATTGCCATGTTCGTCATGAGAAGGCTCTCTACATTAGACTCCGTACTCTCCACGGCAACGCATTTCATCCTTACGAGATATAAAGACGATAATGTTATCCTGAATTCAGCCGATGAGCAGGATGAGCGAAGGAGTGTCTTCGGTGATTGA
- a CDS encoding aminotransferase class I/II-fold pyridoxal phosphate-dependent enzyme — MDYEHFLNSRVTALKPSGIRRFFDIASEFDDVISLSIGEPDFMTPWHVRQEAIDSLEEGKTWYSPNRGFIELRSAISRFINLHYHINYNPETELLVTVGGSEAIDLALRCLVTPGDEVLIPQPSFVCYEPLTQMAGGIPVIVETKQEDNFRLKADALRQKITPKTKILILPYPNNPTGAVMHRSDLEAVAEVVKEHNLMVISDEIYSELTYGDSRHVAFASLDGMRERTVTINGFSKTFAMTGWRLGYAGAPEPIIKQMTKLHQYGIMSAPTTAQYGAIEALKNGENDIIEMREQYDMRRRLIVSGLNDMGLTCFEPEGAFYVFPCIKSTGLTSEEFCQQLIREERVAVVPGNAFGDCGEGYVRVSYSYSTKHIMEALSRMEHFVKKRVGK; from the coding sequence ATTGACTATGAGCATTTCCTGAATTCTAGGGTGACGGCGTTAAAGCCGTCGGGTATCCGTAGATTCTTTGACATTGCAAGCGAATTTGACGATGTCATCTCTCTTTCAATCGGCGAACCCGATTTTATGACACCGTGGCATGTCCGCCAGGAGGCAATTGATTCCCTGGAAGAGGGTAAAACATGGTATTCTCCCAACCGCGGATTCATAGAACTTCGCTCCGCCATCAGTCGATTCATTAATCTGCATTATCATATTAATTATAACCCGGAAACGGAGCTGTTGGTAACCGTCGGCGGGAGCGAGGCAATTGACCTTGCACTTCGCTGCCTCGTAACACCCGGCGATGAGGTATTGATTCCGCAGCCGAGTTTTGTCTGTTACGAGCCGTTGACACAAATGGCCGGAGGTATTCCGGTGATTGTGGAAACAAAGCAGGAAGATAACTTCCGCCTGAAAGCAGATGCTCTGAGGCAGAAGATAACGCCGAAAACGAAAATCTTGATTCTGCCTTACCCCAACAACCCAACCGGAGCGGTTATGCATCGAAGCGACTTAGAAGCGGTGGCAGAGGTTGTCAAAGAACATAACCTGATGGTGATTTCCGATGAGATTTACAGTGAATTGACATACGGAGACTCCCGCCATGTGGCTTTTGCTTCCCTTGACGGAATGCGTGAGCGCACGGTAACAATCAACGGGTTTTCCAAAACATTTGCCATGACAGGCTGGAGGCTTGGCTATGCGGGAGCTCCGGAGCCGATTATCAAGCAAATGACAAAACTGCATCAATATGGCATTATGAGCGCTCCGACTACCGCACAATACGGGGCAATCGAGGCCTTGAAAAACGGCGAGAACGACATTATTGAAATGCGTGAGCAATATGATATGCGCCGCCGCCTGATTGTCAGCGGGCTGAATGACATGGGGCTTACCTGTTTTGAGCCGGAAGGCGCATTCTATGTTTTCCCGTGCATCAAGAGTACGGGACTCACGTCGGAAGAGTTTTGTCAGCAATTGATTCGTGAGGAGCGTGTGGCAGTTGTTCCGGGCAATGCCTTCGGCGACTGCGGGGAAGGATATGTGCGTGTATCTTATTCCTATTCCACAAAGCATATCATGGAAGCGCTGTCTCGCATGGAACATTTCGTGAAAAAGAGAGTGGGCAAATAA
- the ispE gene encoding 4-(cytidine 5'-diphospho)-2-C-methyl-D-erythritol kinase gives MELLAPAKINLSLDIIGRRPDGYHTLDMVMQSVSLFDMVSLTRSESGGLQIICNENDVPCGEENTVFRAAKAFFQATGVPQKDGLLFSIEKKIPRQAGLGGGSADAAAALKLLNRLYRTNLTAEQLRKIAISAGADVPFCIEGGTAHVTGIGENIEQLPPMVDCHIVICRPDVGISTKAAYSAYDKKGNSEERHTPSVLEALKTNDLERLGKALGNAFEEAGVPPEITDIKRQMLRYGCEGTCMSGSGSAVFGLFCEYEKAETCCKSLRKKYSLVYSCHPVPQQEIIS, from the coding sequence ATGGAATTACTTGCCCCTGCTAAAATCAACCTGTCTCTGGACATCATCGGACGAAGACCGGACGGATACCATACTCTTGATATGGTAATGCAAAGCGTTTCCCTTTTTGATATGGTTTCTCTCACGCGAAGCGAGTCGGGTGGTTTACAGATAATCTGTAATGAAAATGATGTTCCGTGTGGGGAAGAGAATACGGTTTTTCGTGCGGCAAAGGCATTTTTTCAAGCAACAGGAGTTCCGCAAAAGGACGGACTGCTGTTTTCAATTGAGAAAAAGATTCCGAGACAGGCTGGCCTTGGCGGAGGCAGCGCGGACGCCGCAGCCGCTTTGAAACTGTTAAATCGCTTATACCGTACAAACTTGACAGCAGAGCAGTTGAGAAAGATTGCAATTTCTGCCGGCGCCGATGTTCCGTTTTGCATTGAAGGCGGGACAGCTCATGTTACCGGTATCGGAGAAAACATAGAACAGCTTCCGCCGATGGTTGATTGCCATATTGTCATTTGCAGGCCTGATGTCGGAATCAGTACGAAAGCAGCATACAGTGCTTATGATAAAAAAGGAAACAGCGAAGAACGGCATACGCCTTCGGTCCTTGAGGCCCTAAAGACCAACGATCTTGAAAGACTTGGCAAAGCCCTCGGAAATGCATTTGAAGAAGCGGGTGTTCCGCCGGAGATAACAGACATTAAGCGGCAAATGCTGCGGTACGGTTGCGAAGGAACATGCATGTCCGGAAGCGGTTCCGCTGTTTTTGGTCTGTTCTGTGAATATGAAAAAGCTGAGACCTGTTGTAAATCTCTCCGAAAAAAATATTCCCTTGTTTATTCCTGTCACCCTGTACCTCAGCAAGAGATTATTTCATAA
- the upp gene encoding uracil phosphoribosyltransferase has protein sequence MENQVVVMRHPLIQHKLTYLRDKNTGSKEFRQLVSEIAMLLCYEATRDLPLEETTIETPVAKATTKVIAGRKLAFIPILRAGLGMVDGVLSLVPAAKVGHIGLYRDPKTLKPVEYYSKLPHDIDQRDVIVLDPMLATGGSSIDAVTIIKRSHPKSIKFMCIIAAPEGIKAFTEAHPDVQLYCAAIDDHLNEHGYIVPGLGDAGDRIFGTL, from the coding sequence ATGGAAAATCAAGTCGTAGTTATGCGGCATCCGCTGATACAGCACAAATTAACCTATCTTCGTGACAAGAACACAGGCTCCAAGGAGTTTCGTCAGCTTGTCAGCGAAATCGCAATGCTGCTTTGCTATGAAGCTACTCGTGACCTTCCTTTGGAAGAAACAACAATTGAGACACCTGTTGCGAAAGCTACCACAAAAGTCATTGCAGGACGTAAACTCGCTTTTATTCCCATCTTGAGAGCCGGCCTCGGAATGGTTGACGGTGTTCTTTCGCTTGTTCCAGCAGCAAAAGTTGGCCATATTGGTCTCTACCGTGACCCTAAGACCCTGAAACCAGTGGAGTATTACAGCAAACTGCCTCATGATATTGATCAGCGCGACGTCATTGTTCTCGACCCGATGCTGGCTACCGGTGGTTCATCCATAGATGCTGTAACCATCATTAAGCGCAGCCATCCGAAGAGCATTAAGTTCATGTGCATCATCGCGGCGCCCGAAGGGATTAAAGCTTTTACGGAAGCTCATCCGGATGTGCAACTCTATTGCGCAGCAATTGACGATCACCTGAACGAGCATGGTTACATTGTCCCCGGCCTCGGAGACGCTGGCGACCGAATTTTCGGTACTCTCTAA
- the rpiB gene encoding ribose 5-phosphate isomerase B — MIALGADHGGYKLKEAIKKYLDENKIKYTDFGTNDETSVDYAPIAAKVAHFVADGKAEKGILCCGTGIGMSIAANKVKGIRAAVCANAYCAEITRHHNDSNILCLGGRVINEEQAVEFTRLFLEAPFDGGRHQRRVDEIAAIERGEL; from the coding sequence ATGATTGCACTTGGAGCAGACCACGGCGGTTATAAACTAAAGGAAGCAATCAAGAAATATCTTGACGAAAACAAAATCAAATATACAGATTTTGGCACAAACGATGAAACATCGGTTGACTATGCTCCGATTGCCGCAAAGGTTGCTCATTTTGTTGCGGACGGCAAAGCGGAAAAAGGTATTCTTTGCTGCGGAACCGGAATCGGCATGAGCATTGCGGCAAACAAGGTAAAAGGCATTCGTGCCGCTGTCTGCGCTAATGCTTACTGCGCTGAAATTACGCGTCATCACAACGATTCCAATATTCTTTGCCTCGGCGGCCGGGTTATCAACGAAGAGCAAGCAGTTGAATTTACCCGCTTGTTTTTAGAGGCTCCTTTCGACGGTGGCCGTCACCAGAGACGTGTAGATGAAATTGCCGCCATTGAACGCGGAGAATTATGA
- the tsaB gene encoding tRNA (adenosine(37)-N6)-threonylcarbamoyltransferase complex dimerization subunit type 1 TsaB, with amino-acid sequence MIILAVDSSAVAASAALYEDGKILGEFYCNTGLTHSQTLMPMINGLLKNSRIPLERVDLFAVSAGPGSFTGIRIGISTVKGLAFPTNKPCIGVSTLEAMACNLSHLDATICAVMDARCKQVYNAIFRSTGGKLERLTEDRAICAEDLAHECEKYTKPLILVGDGANLCYNVYGFQAQGARLAPEPLLFQHASGVAKAAISAYQNGLAVSADALMPIYLRPAQAERNLNRKRRNTLL; translated from the coding sequence ATGATTATTCTTGCGGTTGATTCATCGGCTGTAGCGGCTTCCGCCGCACTTTATGAGGATGGAAAAATTCTTGGCGAATTTTATTGCAACACAGGTTTGACACATAGCCAGACATTAATGCCGATGATAAACGGCCTTCTGAAAAACAGCAGAATTCCGCTGGAACGTGTGGATTTATTTGCTGTTTCAGCCGGGCCGGGTTCCTTTACCGGAATCCGAATTGGAATTTCCACTGTAAAGGGACTTGCTTTTCCAACAAATAAACCATGCATCGGCGTTTCAACGCTCGAAGCAATGGCTTGCAACCTTTCTCACCTTGATGCAACAATCTGCGCTGTTATGGACGCAAGGTGCAAACAAGTTTACAACGCTATCTTCCGCTCTACAGGCGGAAAGCTGGAACGTCTAACAGAAGATCGGGCCATCTGCGCAGAAGATTTGGCTCACGAATGTGAAAAATATACTAAACCGTTGATTCTTGTTGGTGACGGCGCAAATTTGTGCTATAATGTCTATGGCTTTCAGGCACAAGGTGCTCGGCTCGCACCGGAACCACTGCTTTTTCAGCACGCCAGTGGAGTTGCAAAAGCAGCAATTTCTGCTTATCAGAACGGTCTGGCTGTTTCTGCTGATGCACTGATGCCCATATACCTTCGTCCCGCGCAAGCGGAACGAAATTTAAATAGAAAACGGAGGAATACATTGCTATGA
- the tsaE gene encoding tRNA (adenosine(37)-N6)-threonylcarbamoyltransferase complex ATPase subunit type 1 TsaE, translating into MYELITKSPAETEAFGKKLGELLGPGSVVALFGEMGVGKTALTRGIAAGLGIPEGVSSPTFALVHQYDGRLPVYHFDMYRVETWDDLYSTGFFDYLDSGGVIIIEWSENIENAIPENAIRIHLKRGKSENERIISCEGVDL; encoded by the coding sequence ATGTATGAATTAATAACGAAATCACCCGCTGAGACCGAAGCTTTCGGCAAAAAACTCGGCGAATTGCTAGGGCCCGGCTCAGTGGTTGCTCTCTTTGGCGAAATGGGTGTCGGCAAAACAGCATTGACACGTGGAATCGCTGCCGGCCTTGGCATTCCGGAGGGAGTGTCCAGTCCTACCTTTGCGCTTGTCCATCAATATGATGGGCGTTTGCCTGTGTATCATTTTGACATGTACCGCGTAGAAACCTGGGATGATCTTTATTCTACGGGTTTTTTCGATTATCTTGACAGCGGCGGAGTCATCATTATTGAATGGAGCGAAAATATTGAAAACGCGATTCCCGAAAATGCCATTCGGATACATTTGAAGCGCGGGAAAAGCGAAAATGAACGCATCATTTCCTGCGAAGGAGTAGATTTATGA
- a CDS encoding formate--tetrahydrofolate ligase, whose translation MLSDIEIAQQAKLKPITQIAAELGLHDEDFEPYGRYKAKLNDCLYNRLSSKKDAKLILVTAINPTPAGEGKTTVSIGLAEAMAKIGKKAVLALREPSLGPVFGIKGGAAGGGYAQVLPMEEINLHFTGDFHAITSANNLLCALLDNHIQQGNSLGIDPRRVQISRCMDMNDRQLRGVIDGLGGKTSGVPRQDSFCITVATEVMAAFCLASDLMDLKARLGRILVAYTFSGEPVYAKDLKAEGAMAALLKDAIKPNLVQTLEGTPAIIHGGPFANIAHGCNSVRATRFAMKLGDYCITEAGFGSDLGAEKFMDIKCRLAGIKPSAAVLVATARALKYNGGIPKAETANENLDALRKGIVNLGAHINILKKFGLPVIVAINRFETDSERELSFMEEYCRENGAEFSLCEVFAKGGAGGVDLAEKVCKLADKVSSFHPIYPDDAPIKEKIETICREIYGADGVDYSSKAEKSLLEIEALGGQHLPVCIAKTQYSLSDNPKLLGRPTGFRVSIRDLKLNNGAGFVVAYAGDILTMPGLPKHPAAENIDVDSKGNITGLF comes from the coding sequence ATGTTGTCGGATATTGAAATTGCGCAGCAGGCAAAACTCAAGCCGATTACCCAAATTGCGGCAGAATTAGGGCTTCATGACGAAGATTTTGAACCGTATGGAAGATACAAGGCAAAACTGAATGACTGCCTTTATAATCGCCTCTCGTCTAAGAAAGACGCTAAGCTGATTCTTGTCACTGCCATTAACCCCACTCCCGCCGGCGAAGGAAAAACCACTGTCTCTATTGGACTTGCCGAAGCTATGGCGAAAATTGGAAAGAAAGCCGTTCTCGCTTTGAGAGAACCGTCATTGGGTCCGGTTTTCGGCATAAAAGGAGGAGCAGCCGGCGGCGGCTATGCTCAGGTTCTCCCAATGGAGGAGATTAACCTTCATTTTACCGGAGATTTTCATGCAATTACCTCTGCGAACAATCTTCTTTGCGCCCTTTTGGACAACCATATCCAACAGGGAAATTCCCTCGGAATCGACCCGCGAAGAGTTCAAATTTCTCGCTGTATGGATATGAACGACAGGCAGCTACGCGGAGTCATCGACGGCCTTGGCGGAAAAACAAGCGGTGTTCCGCGGCAGGACAGCTTCTGCATCACGGTAGCGACCGAAGTGATGGCCGCCTTCTGCCTCGCCTCCGACTTGATGGATTTAAAAGCACGCCTCGGCCGAATTCTCGTCGCATACACATTTTCGGGTGAACCGGTTTATGCAAAAGACTTGAAAGCCGAAGGCGCAATGGCCGCTCTACTGAAAGATGCCATTAAGCCGAATTTGGTGCAAACTTTGGAAGGTACTCCGGCAATCATCCATGGCGGTCCGTTCGCTAACATTGCTCATGGGTGCAATTCCGTCCGCGCAACCCGCTTCGCCATGAAGCTTGGTGATTACTGCATTACTGAAGCAGGGTTCGGTTCCGACCTCGGCGCTGAAAAGTTTATGGACATTAAATGTCGTCTCGCTGGAATCAAGCCAAGCGCTGCAGTTCTTGTAGCAACAGCACGCGCCCTAAAATATAACGGAGGAATTCCTAAGGCAGAAACCGCAAATGAGAACCTTGACGCTTTGCGAAAAGGAATCGTAAACCTCGGCGCTCACATCAACATTCTGAAGAAATTCGGCTTACCGGTCATTGTGGCAATTAACCGGTTTGAAACTGATTCGGAGCGTGAATTAAGTTTCATGGAAGAATATTGCAGAGAAAACGGCGCAGAATTTTCTCTGTGTGAAGTATTTGCAAAAGGCGGTGCAGGCGGCGTAGATCTTGCCGAAAAAGTCTGCAAATTGGCTGACAAGGTGTCTTCTTTCCACCCCATCTATCCGGATGATGCTCCGATTAAAGAAAAAATTGAAACCATCTGCCGTGAAATTTACGGCGCCGACGGGGTTGACTACTCCAGCAAAGCGGAGAAATCTTTGCTGGAAATCGAAGCTCTCGGCGGGCAGCATCTGCCGGTCTGCATTGCAAAGACCCAGTATTCCCTCTCCGATAATCCGAAATTGCTTGGAAGGCCAACCGGTTTCCGCGTAAGCATCCGTGACCTGAAACTGAACAACGGCGCTGGCTTTGTCGTTGCATACGCTGGAGACATACTAACCATGCCTGGCCTGCCGAAGCATCCCGCGGCAGAAAACATAGACGTTGACAGTAAAGGAAATATTACAGGGCTTTTCTAA
- a CDS encoding FtsW/RodA/SpoVE family cell cycle protein: MRILRSVGNYIKQTDKIYWLIAIGISAYSLILLHSLPSKSYFSTMIVAVLIGYTGAIIISLIDYHDLAAIWYIIAALCVVLMLYTVKFGGAVTNTGGVNARAWIMLGSTSFQPSELVKIGFMVTFSKHLSVLKERGLLKSPLHVFLLACHALIPMALTHLQGDDGAGMIFFLMFLTMSFGAGIQLRYFVALFAIIAAALPLAWKYVLEDYQKQRMLGAYHLDSTDDSLKDIIWQQKQARISIGSGGLWGRGLNNAPRVKSGMVPEKESDMIFSTAGEALGFIGCCLIILLLFLLLLRTLRIARKSPDLLGSSICMGFFGMIAAQMIVNIGMCLDLLPVMGVTLPFFSAGGSSAACLYFGLGLVENVHMHPMNPTKISILHR; this comes from the coding sequence ATGCGGATTTTAAGATCTGTGGGAAATTACATCAAACAAACAGACAAGATATATTGGCTAATTGCAATAGGTATTTCAGCTTATAGCCTTATTTTGCTTCATTCGCTCCCGTCAAAAAGCTATTTCTCTACGATGATTGTAGCGGTTCTGATCGGCTATACCGGAGCGATTATCATTTCACTGATTGATTATCATGACTTGGCAGCAATTTGGTATATCATTGCCGCATTGTGCGTAGTCTTAATGCTGTATACTGTGAAGTTCGGAGGAGCTGTCACAAACACCGGCGGTGTAAACGCAAGAGCATGGATTATGCTCGGAAGTACCTCGTTTCAGCCCAGTGAATTGGTAAAAATCGGCTTTATGGTTACTTTTTCAAAACATTTGTCCGTTCTGAAAGAGCGGGGGCTTTTGAAATCTCCGCTGCATGTTTTTCTTCTTGCTTGTCACGCGCTTATACCAATGGCATTAACGCATTTGCAGGGTGACGACGGCGCCGGAATGATTTTCTTCCTTATGTTCCTCACCATGTCTTTTGGGGCGGGGATTCAGCTTCGTTACTTCGTCGCATTGTTTGCCATCATCGCTGCCGCTTTGCCGCTGGCTTGGAAATATGTTTTGGAGGATTACCAAAAACAGCGAATGCTCGGGGCATATCATCTGGACTCGACCGATGATTCCTTGAAGGATATTATCTGGCAGCAAAAGCAGGCCCGCATTTCCATCGGAAGCGGCGGCCTGTGGGGTAGAGGGCTGAATAATGCTCCTCGTGTAAAGAGCGGAATGGTTCCCGAAAAAGAGAGCGACATGATTTTCTCCACAGCGGGTGAAGCACTTGGTTTTATTGGCTGCTGTCTGATTATTCTTCTACTCTTTCTACTGCTTTTGAGAACCCTTAGAATTGCGCGCAAAAGTCCCGATTTGCTCGGAAGTTCCATTTGCATGGGCTTCTTCGGCATGATTGCGGCGCAAATGATTGTCAACATTGGAATGTGTCTGGATTTACTTCCTGTTATGGGTGTAACGCTGCCGTTCTTCAGTGCAGGCGGTTCTTCAGCAGCATGCCTCTATTTCGGTCTGGGGCTTGTCGAAAATGTTCATATGCATCCTATGAATCCAACAAAAATTTCGATTCTGCACAGATAA
- a CDS encoding ComEC/Rec2 family competence protein, translated as MGDNHIKKRRWRQLVLIVLFVLALLSCALAFLFPGDASENWKKVFQFFGLGRFSDCADGSPLAVHILDVGKADSIFIECNGHYMLVDGGTVDRGKQVSSYLKGRGVQSLDCVVNTHPDSDHIGGLKEIFERFRVSRYLSPSLPPALLPKSTEYLDVQAARKRANLKEEHPAAGTSFSVGPMRVSVLGPIAAGTNTNNNSIVLRLSFGETSFLLMGDAEKEEEMSLLASGVDLSATVLKIGHHGSDTSSSEAFLRAVKPKYAVISVGDDSNNLPKVAVSKRLSDNGITVYRTDLNKTVIFLSDGKSVSVKTEE; from the coding sequence ATGGGTGATAACCACATAAAAAAGCGCAGGTGGAGGCAGCTTGTTTTAATAGTACTGTTCGTACTGGCACTCCTGTCCTGTGCTCTGGCTTTTCTCTTTCCCGGGGATGCGTCTGAAAACTGGAAAAAAGTTTTTCAGTTTTTCGGCCTTGGCAGGTTCTCTGACTGTGCCGATGGCTCACCGCTTGCCGTTCATATTCTGGATGTCGGCAAGGCAGACAGCATTTTCATCGAATGTAATGGTCATTACATGCTTGTGGACGGCGGAACGGTTGACCGCGGCAAGCAGGTTTCTTCCTATCTGAAAGGCCGAGGTGTTCAGTCTTTGGACTGCGTTGTAAATACGCACCCAGACAGCGACCATATCGGAGGCCTGAAAGAAATTTTTGAAAGGTTCCGCGTTTCGCGCTACCTATCACCCTCGCTTCCTCCTGCCCTGCTTCCCAAGTCAACAGAGTATTTGGACGTACAGGCAGCACGAAAAAGGGCAAATCTGAAAGAGGAACATCCCGCGGCAGGCACTTCTTTCTCGGTTGGGCCAATGCGCGTGTCCGTTCTCGGGCCAATTGCAGCCGGAACGAACACAAACAATAATTCCATTGTTCTCAGGCTGTCCTTTGGTGAGACTAGCTTTCTTCTGATGGGCGACGCGGAAAAAGAGGAGGAAATGAGCCTGCTTGCCTCCGGTGTAGACCTTTCCGCAACAGTCCTGAAAATCGGTCACCACGGGAGTGACACATCAAGCAGTGAGGCGTTTCTGCGAGCTGTAAAACCGAAATATGCAGTCATCTCGGTCGGCGATGATTCCAATAATCTGCCAAAAGTCGCCGTTTCCAAACGATTATCGGACAATGGGATTACCGTTTACAGGACAGACCTCAACAAAACAGTCATTTTTCTCTCTGACGGAAAATCTGTATCCGTGAAAACAGAGGAATAA